The following proteins are co-located in the Gossypium hirsutum isolate 1008001.06 chromosome A02, Gossypium_hirsutum_v2.1, whole genome shotgun sequence genome:
- the LOC107951354 gene encoding peptidyl-prolyl cis-trans isomerase FKBP16-3, chloroplastic isoform X1 has protein sequence MASSMSSSPSSLLLPLGSASEKKLYANHMAFSNIRAQAIIVRSSSCKTRKYSNGPDLVTRRDVMGLLFVVPIISLNSPDADGAGLPPEEKPKLCDDACEKELENVPMVTTESGLQYKDIKVGEGPSPPVGFQVAANYVAMVPSGQIFDSSLEKGQPYIFRVGSGQVIKGLDEGILSMKIGGKRRLYIPGPLAFPKGLTSAPGRPRVAPSSPVVFDVSLEYIPGLEDEEL, from the exons ATGGCATCAAGCATGTCTTCTTCTCCTTCCTCTTTGTTGCTTCCCCTTG GTTCTGCATCTGAGAAGAAACTGTATGCCAATCATATGGCCTTCTCAAATATCAGGGCTCAAGCTATAATTGTTAGGTCTTCAAGTTGTAAGACAAGGAAATACAGCAATGGACCGGATTTAGTTACACGAAGGGATGTGATGGGGTTGCTTTTCGTAGTTCCGATCATCTCGTTGAACTCGCCAGATGCCGATGGTGCCGGCTTGCCACCTGAAGAAAAGCCGAAACTATGCGATGATGCCTGCGAGAAGGAGCTTGAAAAT GTACCTATGGTAACTACGGAATCCGGTTTGCAGTACAAGGATATTAAAGTTGGTGAAGGTCCCAGTCCTCCAGTTGGTTTTCAG GTTGCTGCTAATTACGTCGCAATGGTTCCTTCCGGACAAATATTCGATAG TTCGCTGGAGAAAGGTCAGCCCTACATATTTCGAGTTGGATCCGGACAG GTGATAAAGGGGCTTGATGAGGGGATTTTGAGCATGAAAATAGGAGGGAAGCGCAGACTTTATATTCCGGGACCA CTGGCATTCCCGAAGGGTTTAACTTCTGCACCAGGAAGACCAAGGGTGGCTCCAAGTAGCCCAGTCGTTTTTGATGTGAGTTTGGAATACATACCTGGACTTGAAGATGAAGAACTATAA
- the LOC107951354 gene encoding peptidyl-prolyl cis-trans isomerase FKBP16-3, chloroplastic isoform X3: protein MASSMSSSPSSLLLPLGSASEKKLYANHMAFSNIRAQAIIVRSSSCKTRKYSNGPDLVTRRDVMGLLFVVPIISLNSPDADGAGLPPEEKPKLCDDACEKELENVPMVTTESGLQYKDIKVGEGPSPPVGFQVAANYVAMVPSGQIFDSSLEKGQPYIFRVGSGQVIKGLDEGILSMKIGGKRRLYIPGPGPL, encoded by the exons ATGGCATCAAGCATGTCTTCTTCTCCTTCCTCTTTGTTGCTTCCCCTTG GTTCTGCATCTGAGAAGAAACTGTATGCCAATCATATGGCCTTCTCAAATATCAGGGCTCAAGCTATAATTGTTAGGTCTTCAAGTTGTAAGACAAGGAAATACAGCAATGGACCGGATTTAGTTACACGAAGGGATGTGATGGGGTTGCTTTTCGTAGTTCCGATCATCTCGTTGAACTCGCCAGATGCCGATGGTGCCGGCTTGCCACCTGAAGAAAAGCCGAAACTATGCGATGATGCCTGCGAGAAGGAGCTTGAAAAT GTACCTATGGTAACTACGGAATCCGGTTTGCAGTACAAGGATATTAAAGTTGGTGAAGGTCCCAGTCCTCCAGTTGGTTTTCAG GTTGCTGCTAATTACGTCGCAATGGTTCCTTCCGGACAAATATTCGATAG TTCGCTGGAGAAAGGTCAGCCCTACATATTTCGAGTTGGATCCGGACAG GTGATAAAGGGGCTTGATGAGGGGATTTTGAGCATGAAAATAGGAGGGAAGCGCAGACTTTATATTCCGGGACCA GGACCTTTATGA
- the LOC107951354 gene encoding peptidyl-prolyl cis-trans isomerase FKBP16-3, chloroplastic isoform X2, with translation MAFSNIRAQAIIVRSSSCKTRKYSNGPDLVTRRDVMGLLFVVPIISLNSPDADGAGLPPEEKPKLCDDACEKELENVPMVTTESGLQYKDIKVGEGPSPPVGFQVAANYVAMVPSGQIFDSSLEKGQPYIFRVGSGQVIKGLDEGILSMKIGGKRRLYIPGPLAFPKGLTSAPGRPRVAPSSPVVFDVSLEYIPGLEDEEL, from the exons ATGGCCTTCTCAAATATCAGGGCTCAAGCTATAATTGTTAGGTCTTCAAGTTGTAAGACAAGGAAATACAGCAATGGACCGGATTTAGTTACACGAAGGGATGTGATGGGGTTGCTTTTCGTAGTTCCGATCATCTCGTTGAACTCGCCAGATGCCGATGGTGCCGGCTTGCCACCTGAAGAAAAGCCGAAACTATGCGATGATGCCTGCGAGAAGGAGCTTGAAAAT GTACCTATGGTAACTACGGAATCCGGTTTGCAGTACAAGGATATTAAAGTTGGTGAAGGTCCCAGTCCTCCAGTTGGTTTTCAG GTTGCTGCTAATTACGTCGCAATGGTTCCTTCCGGACAAATATTCGATAG TTCGCTGGAGAAAGGTCAGCCCTACATATTTCGAGTTGGATCCGGACAG GTGATAAAGGGGCTTGATGAGGGGATTTTGAGCATGAAAATAGGAGGGAAGCGCAGACTTTATATTCCGGGACCA CTGGCATTCCCGAAGGGTTTAACTTCTGCACCAGGAAGACCAAGGGTGGCTCCAAGTAGCCCAGTCGTTTTTGATGTGAGTTTGGAATACATACCTGGACTTGAAGATGAAGAACTATAA